The genomic stretch aagaaagaaaagccgGGCGAAAGGAAGCAAAGCTGAATCAAGAGCAGGAACAATAGACAGCAGGCATGGCCATGGAAGGTAGCAACATCACCAACAGCAGCAGCGGCGAGGACTTTGCGGTGGGCTGCTTGCTCTCTATCAAAACTACCTTAGGCGAAGAATTCAATGGACAAGTCATGACTTTCGACCGCCCCTCCAACATTCTCGTTCTTCATATCCTTAACTTTAACCTtcctttatatttcttttaaatatcagtacttttgtgttttttgtttgggaTTTCTTGACTCTTTTGTTTCACAAGAGGGACCGAAACATGGGCCGAAGAGAAACATAAGGTTTTTGAAAGCAAATTATATCAAGGAGTTTTCTTTGCTGGGTCAAGCTGAGGACCCACTTGACATCAAGAAGTGTTATATTGATCTCCATAGTCTTCAAGCCAGGGAGGAACTGGCTTTAAGGTGATTTTCATTGTAACCCGTCTGGGGGTTTGtggttcttttttctctttcaagtcTTGTGGGAAACGCTTGATTGGACTGGGTTTGCAGGCAAGCAGAAGCAGATGCTGAGAGGATTGGAGTGGGAGTTACTGCTGAGGCGCAGAGCATTTTTGATGCCTTGTCTAAGACGTATGTGCCCTTATTCTTATTCCTCCGGGGTTATATCTTGTTGCTAGCAAGTGTAttttgtttctaaattttttcttgttcattgAATTCACGTAGTTTCTCACACGCAAATCGTTATAATCTGCAatgatttttgagttttaacATATAATGTAAGAGGTTGTAGATGTCCTGGCAATATGATGATAGAATACGTACTTGTAAGTTGGTAAGAAAGCTTATTACTTGTTAATTGTTATATTAGTTGAAATTATCACGGATAATCTTGATTTATGCTATAGATTGTTTTTTCGTGCAATGCTTTTTGTTGGACTCCTTGTATGCTTTTGCTCTCTGAAGCTGCCATAGATTTGTTATTGATGAAGCGTTAATGTACTGGACTTTGACAAGGTTGTTTATATAGATGCACATAGTTTATTCTTAGCGGAATTCTTTTATTTGATACAGAGAAGGAAACATCAGAGGGTGAGAAATAAAGTGCATATTTAGGGGCCTGAAAGGTTAGAAATCTGCATTTTGTTAGTGATATTTGATTGTTGAGCATTGGGAGATGTAGCCTACGGCACAATGCTGCATGACCTAGGCTGGAGCTGAACAAGGGTTACTGGCTATAATATGAAACAGAAAATGCTAAAAGATGAGATGTGCATGTATAGCTCAAATGAACTGAAGGAATGGTGTGATAGGATTGATTCAGCATTGACAGAGGATGGTTATTTTTACTCACTGATGAATTAATTGAGTGATTTTCGAATAGGGACTGGCTAAAGAAATTTgactaatgtattttttagttggCTGGTATCTGCTATATTGGGATTGTGGAGGCTTTGAACTGATGCAAAATATGTAAGTTGCCTAGGGTCTGAATATTGTTGAAGGATAACCAAGTCTGGGAGCAAAGCATAGATGCTTTGAAACAGATTAAACTGCAGGATTTCTAGGAAAACTGCTAAAAATGGATTTAggatttcctttgtttggttaATCAGATGAGAAGGATTTGAAAATTATGTACGAGTTAGGGACATTGTTTGTGCAATGTGGAGTTCAGATGGTGCTAAGAGAGATCAAAAAGCTCTGGATGATATTGGCGTGAGTTCTCTTCTCACATGCAGTCCATCTTAATTGCTAGTTTTGTTTATAGTGTTTGGCTCTGTGGTATCAAATGTTTCTCCTTGTTATAATTCAATTCCCTTTCTTCACtcacaaatttttcttttatccaaaaaattCGTTTGTATCAAATGAAATTGACTgctaaaaagttgaataagctACCCTACGGAACCACTGGTTTAAGTAATGGTGAACCATGCTTGAATTATGAACCTGTATTTTTACAAGTCATTAATTGATATGAAAACTGAAGGGGAAGCAATTGTGAAAGAAGAAAGGGGCATTTGACTGCTAGAAGATGTGACAGATTAGGGATTTAAACTGGAATTAAGAAATTATAacacttttgttttaattagtttattcttATATTCATTCAGATGATATGCTGTTTATGTTTAGCTGAGGTAAGGAATCCACGGAAAGACTTTTGCCTCGTTGTCCCACCTGTTTAGCTGATTACCGGTGCCCATGAATCAGAGTTGTCTGTGCTATGAAAGATGATTGATTCCTCTCACTTTATCCCTCCTGCTCTGTGGATCGCTACTGGATTCACTACTGATTTGGACCAGCTGCATGTTATTCTTGAGTGCTTTGTTTGTTTATACCGGTGAACTCTTATTTATTATATGAACTTAATAATATGGATGCGCTAGATTTGGAGACTGTGATGTCAGCAAGGACTATTCCTGGATCTATGAGTGAGCATTTTATAGAGCCAATAGTGAATTACCGCTGACATTAACTGTAACTTCTCATGCCAGGCAGCATATTCTTTTTCACTATATATTTCCTTGATTAACTTATCTATACGTTTTAGGATTCAGGCATTGCTGTTGTTGCAGTGACTTCACAGGTTTTTGGACGGAAGCAACAGCATACATATAGTAACAGTTGCTGTGCACCTGTAAACTACCATTTGACCTTCACAGTCTTGAGTGCATGGACAATACGctgattcttttgtttttgcttgtgTGTGTATTTACACGTATTCTTGATTGAATAAGCTTCTGAGAGATTCTTCATTGCCTTTGTCTTGTTGTGTCATTTAAATTTTGGCTATGAATTATTGTCAAGTtgcaatattatatatttttatgcaaattgtAATTCGATCACATGAAGTGGCTAATTTTGCGAGTGGTGTCAATGTATATATAATCAGGCTTCCAGTTCGCTGGGACAAAACAGTCATAGTTGTTATGAATGAAGTGCGTGTTAGTAGTCCATACTTAGCTGATTGCGTCAGTGGAGGAACTCCTGCTGCTAATGACCGGGTGAAGAAAGTGGTAAGACACTGAACAGGGTACaaaattttgtgttattttgagAAGTTTgagtagaaaaagaaaatgatttgttcaTGTATGCCCCTTTGCAGCTCGAGCTCGAGAGGAAGAGGTTGCAAGCTCGTGGTGCAAGTCGGTGAAGATTTTACTTCTCATCCCGCGACTGCCTGGGAAGCACCTTGTGAAATGGATTATTACGGGTACCCACCAGACTGCGGCACAGCCATCTCTGGgaaaagcataattccataaGCTAAGACGATTCTAATTTTATTGATAAGGGAATTTTAGTTTTCACCTAGAAATTAACTTGTAGCAATTCTTTCACTGTGCTCCAACTGGCAATTTAATTGTATCATTATCAGGTGTTGTGCGGTAAAGCATGGGTAAGTTAACCCGGTTTCTTTAGCAATAAAAGTTAAGTGCATGCTGCAATATCCTCAGCTGTGTGTGAAATAAGTCTGCTGCCAACTATCACTAAAATACTCAGTCATTTTCTTCACAGTCGTCATTATTGAGCTCCTACCATATAGTTTTACCTGTAAATTTGCTATTAAGGTGTGGTGATCGGgcgtttaatattttattcttggGTTGAAAGCAAGACGGCCCAGTGCTTTCTTTGTAGTCGTTTCTGTCTACAATTATGTAGTTGAGACCTGTCTCTATCAGGTTATTTAACGGGATTCCTTGTCTGCTAAGAAAGTAGAATGTGATCGGTAGAGTGCATTGTTGTTAAACCTAGGCTTATTAGACCGAAACCTGACAGCTAGACTCGGATACTAGGTTAGGTTTCTATTTAAACTGGCTAAAACATTGACTTGTTTAGGTTAAATTCGGATGATATGATACTCCATTGACTAACCTGGATGGGTGGTCGTATCTAGGAGCAGGGTTaaatctttttgaaaataaagtagCATATACTATTTGCTTGAATTAATCAAACACAATCATAGGGATGACAATTAATACTTCTGGGTTGAGTCTTTTACTTTCCATATGGAATGAACCCTGAACCcgaatctaaaataattatataaactcaATGTGAATCTGACAGGGTATGAAATATGATTAGGTTTCGGGGGTGTTTATAAAACGAACATGTACTGAATTTAAATGTTATAATTcacaattatttaatattaattagcttgttatacatgtaatttttcaaacaatgattttttcttcAGGTTTTAATGAACCTGATcgaatctaaaaaatttatagcCACTTGAGTTAGCATTTATCGAgtttagataaaattataatccgTATCttatcttgttttaaaaaataaatgataaaaaaattacttgaaaaaggttagaaaaatattttgcaagcaAAGAGATGTTCCATGCAAAATCTTATTTCTAAAGTTGTGTGGGAAGTAAAGGATTAAAAGAGCGCGTTCATAACtgttttttggtgtattttaaaagtggtttgatataaaaaagaattaaatttattttttagttttttaaaaaaaatttttttaatgtattgatgataaaaataaaaaaattattttaatatatatttttaaaaaactatttaaaaaagtacCAGTaacacaattcaaaaaattaccTAATCATCAGTGGCTTGTAGGTATTTGTAGGAGACACGGCAAAAACGAGAACTTATTattaaagtttgaaaaaattctcgaattttttttttataaatttttcatgtcCAAAATGATGGGACCTATTTTGGGAACAAAAATTCGCTTTAGGCCGTACTGAAAAAGACCTCTAGGCTCTAACCACATCATTTCCCAAAGGCAAAAAGCCTCAGCAATTAAGCAGTAGTCAAAGGGAGAGGGAGCACCGTGTCTCCCGATCATTTTCACCATGCTGCGTTGTTCTTCCTTTACAAGACATCAAGCATGccattgcttcttcttcttcttcttttttttcatttctttattttatttcatctctgtaattgatattaatatcattttatgtgttgaaatttatttatttttatgctatcATGTATGCGAAGTTCTTAAGAATGTTCTGGTgtttaatcaaaaataaatttcactaaatagaattttagtttattgtaaaagaaattaaagaacgAGTaccgaaaaataaaaacaaaacatagccTTTTATTATTTTCGATGCTAGGATATTGATTTATCTATCCTTGTTTATTTATCGAACCATTCTCacgtttattttatttgtaaatcttGCATTCTCACATGCCCTTCTATATTTATATTCTCTACCATATATCATTCTgccattttttatatgaaaatgcaCCTTAAATCactatataaatgaaaaatcaaactttaaaacccagaaaattttaaaaacctggaaacaaaactaaaaacctTATTTTGTTAGACCCGCTCCAGTCCAAGGCTCCGGGTTCTGGGTTTTGACTGGGTCATCTGGTCACccgaatcaatttttttttataaatcaaaacgacgctgttttagtaaaaaaatcaacgggttgCATTCATATTTGTAACTGGGTCTTGCCGAGTCAACCGAAATCACATTAGATGGTGACATATCAGTATGTGTAAAGATTCGTTTGGGCATTTCCATTGtcattaaaactataaatatatattttttttaaaataaataaattgagttgTTTATTTGAAGTCAtttcatccctttttttttttttttaatgtttaagacATAACTACTATATAGTATTCTACTTGACAAAATTGGAGTTTAATAAAAGGAAACTAATCGACGGAGGATGAAGTTGTAAGATAAAATAAAGTACAAGGATAGATTAATCAAGATTTTGAAAGTTAGACTCTTTGAATGAGTGTGGAGGCTGAGGAGTTGATCAATCAAAGTTCCTGCTATTTTTAGGGTTTCTGTGCAGAGGATGCTTTTTGATCTCCTTTGCTTTTTCTAAAGTTGATGCATCCatgtctatttatttatttgataatcaCGTCTTAAGGGTGGAGGGAGGAAGGCGAGGCTGCTTTTGTACGCCGGGCAGGGATTCCTTCccgttttaaatttgttttaggACCTTTAGGTGGGGTCGCCAAATGGCGTCCACCATGAAAATTCCGAACTTTAGCTCAACGGCAATGACCGGTGCTGCGCCGGAGTGAAACggatatttgaaatttaaatgtaagaaatgattgttttttaaaatatttttatttaaaaatatattaaaattttattttttatatcaatatattaaaatataaaaataaaaaaaatattacttaacTCTGATTCCAAACGCAATACCAAATAATGGCGCTTTTTGAAAATAACGTTGCATCCCAAGACAGGAGTTCTTACCTTTCTTTCTACcctgttcttcttcttcattttttatgtgattttgtcGATTATACTTTAATTGCGCAAGTAATTTGTTCACTAATTGATTATTTTGCTAGTTAAAGGgattttgaacattttttacgtgtcaatatcatttttttagttaaaattaataCACTTTCTTTTTCTCAGCTAATATAAATAGTTTATTGATAGCTGTGAGTTTTATAATTACTTTATATAGACCGGAGatcataatttttcttcttttttattatatatataaaaaagctaaaagccACTAAACACTGGAAtccaaaaaacatcattttttttttttttacttattgaTATGAGTTcatttgaatcaattttaaaCCCAATCATAACATGATTTGACCTTTTTAAGACTTAGATTTTTCaggttaaaaaactaaaatctcaaaagtttaattaaagttttgaaataatttttaatttcaagatatCATTTGggagattgaaaaaatattttagatatcgtaaatataaaatttcaacgataattatgattaatttcaaTGATAATTTGATTA from Populus alba chromosome 8, ASM523922v2, whole genome shotgun sequence encodes the following:
- the LOC118055220 gene encoding uncharacterized protein, with translation MAMEGSNITNSSSGEDFAVGCLLSIKTTLGEEFNGQVMTFDRPSNILVLQEGPKHGPKRNIRFLKANYIKEFSLLGQAEDPLDIKKCYIDLHSLQAREELALRQAEADAERIGVGVTAEAQSIFDALSKTLPVRWDKTVIVVMNEVRVSSPYLADCVSGGTPAANDRVKKVLELERKRLQARGASR